A single Cottoperca gobio chromosome 7, fCotGob3.1, whole genome shotgun sequence DNA region contains:
- the rbm38 gene encoding RNA-binding protein 38 isoform X1, which yields MSSPLFLGQLLGVPLEIMHPTMEKDTTYTKIFVGGLPYHTNDASLRKYFETFGDIDEAVVITDKQTGKSRGYGFVTMVDRGAAERACKDANPIIDGRKANVNLAYLGAKPRSSQTSLSVGVQQVHPTWAQRQYGLAQQYVYPQAFLQPSLLLQSQLSPTAAALASPYLDYSSAYSHYAPTGLEQYPYAPSPSPSAGYLSYSFSPGTPAPNLTASPTPPAAIHPPLAALTAMSAVPQAFLHYPLHQPDRMQ from the exons ATGAGTTCACCGCTGTTTCTAGGTCAGCTGCTCGGGGTTCCGTTAGAGATAATGCACCCCACCATGGAGAAAGACACGACTTACACAAAGATCTTTGTCGGCGGGTTGCCGTATCACACCAACGACGCTTCACTTCGGAAATATTTCGAGACTTTCGGGGACATCGACGAGGCGGTTGTtatcacagacaaacagacggGCAAGTCCAGAGGATACGGCTTT GTGACCATGGTGGACAGGGGAGCAGCAGAGCGAGCGTGCAAAGACGCAAACCCCATCATCGACGGCAGGAAGGCCAACGTGAACTTGGCGTACCTGGGAGCAAAGCCTCGCAGCTCACAGACAA GTCTCTCTGTTGGAGTTCAGCAAGTCCATCCTACATGGGCTCAGAGGCAATATGG gCTCGCCCAGCAGTACGTCTACCCCCAGGCTTTCCTCCAGCCcagcctgctgctgcagtcCCAGCTCAGCCCCACAGCAGCGGCACTCGCCTCCCCTTACCTGGACTACAGCTCCGCCTATAGCCACTACGCCCCCACAGGACTGGAGCAGTACCCCTACGCCCCTTCACCGTCGCCCTCCGCTGGCTACCTCAGCTACAGCTTCTCCCCCGGCACGCCAGCACCCAATCTTACCGCATCCCCGACCCCTCCGGCTGCCATCCATCCTCCTCTGGCTGCACTCACCGCCATGTCTGCCGTCCCGCAGGCCTTCCTCCACTACCCTCTGCACCAGCCCGACCGCATGCAGTGA
- the mipb gene encoding major intrinsic protein of lens fiber b: MWEFRSMNFWRAVFAEFFGTMFFVFFGMGAALRWTTGPHHVLHVALCFGLAAATLIQSIGHISGGHINPAVTFAYLVGSQMSLFRAIFYMAAQCLGAVAGAAVLYGVTPGNMRGNMAMNTLQPGISLGMGTTVEVFLTMQLVVCIFAVTDERRNGRLGSAALSIGFSVTIGHLMGMYYTGAGMNPARSFAPAVLFRNFINHWVYWVGPMIGGAMGALLYDFMLFPRMRGLSERLATLKGSRPPESETQQDTRGEPIELKTQAL, encoded by the exons ATGTGGGAGTTCCGGTCAATGAATTTTTGGCGGGCGGTCTTCGCAGAGTTCTTCGGGACCatgttctttgtatttttcGGCATGGGCGCTGCCCTGCGCTGGACCACCGGGCCTCATCATGTGCTTCATGTGGCCCTGTGCTTCGGGCTGGCTGCTGCCACCCTCATCCAGTCCATCGGCCACATCAGCGGCGGCCACATTAACCCTGCCGTCACCTTCGCCTACCTTGTTGGCTCACAGATGTCTCTTTTCCGCGCCATTTTCTACATGGCCGCCCAGTGCCTGGGTGCTGTAGCTGGAGCTGCTGTGCTGTACGGAGTCACACCCGGCAACATGAGAGGCAACATGGCAATGAACACG CTGCAGCCGGGCATCAGTCTGGGAATGGGCACCACTGTGGAGGTTTTCCTCACCATGCAGCTTGTGGTGTGCATCTTCGCCGTGACTGATGAGAGGAGAAACGGACGCCTGGGATCTGCTGCCCTATCCATTGGCTTCTCCGTCACCATTGGACATCTCATGGGG ATGTACTACACCGGTGCTGGAATGAACCCTGCCAGGTCCTTTGCCCCTGCTGTGCTCTTCAGGAACTTCATCAACCACTGG GTGTACTGGGTCGGGCCAATGATAGGAGGTGCAATGGGCGCCCTTCTGTACGATTTCATGCTGTTCCCACGCATGAGGGGTCTGTCCGAGCGCCTGGCCACACTGAAGGGCAGCCGGCCCCCAGAGAGTGAGACCCAGCAGGACACTCGCGGGGAGCCCATCGAGCTCAAGACGCAAGCCCTATAA
- the rbm38 gene encoding RNA-binding protein 38 isoform X2 yields MSSPLFLGQLLGVPLEIMHPTMEKDTTYTKIFVGGLPYHTNDASLRKYFETFGDIDEAVVITDKQTGKSRGYGFVTMVDRGAAERACKDANPIIDGRKANVNLAYLGAKPRSSQTSSPSSTSTPRLSSSPACCCSPSSAPQQRHSPPLTWTTAPPIATTPPQDWSSTPTPLHRRPPLATSATASPPARQHPILPHPRPLRLPSILLWLHSPPCLPSRRPSSTTLCTSPTACSEQL; encoded by the exons ATGAGTTCACCGCTGTTTCTAGGTCAGCTGCTCGGGGTTCCGTTAGAGATAATGCACCCCACCATGGAGAAAGACACGACTTACACAAAGATCTTTGTCGGCGGGTTGCCGTATCACACCAACGACGCTTCACTTCGGAAATATTTCGAGACTTTCGGGGACATCGACGAGGCGGTTGTtatcacagacaaacagacggGCAAGTCCAGAGGATACGGCTTT GTGACCATGGTGGACAGGGGAGCAGCAGAGCGAGCGTGCAAAGACGCAAACCCCATCATCGACGGCAGGAAGGCCAACGTGAACTTGGCGTACCTGGGAGCAAAGCCTCGCAGCTCACAGACAA gCTCGCCCAGCAGTACGTCTACCCCCAGGCTTTCCTCCAGCCcagcctgctgctgcagtcCCAGCTCAGCCCCACAGCAGCGGCACTCGCCTCCCCTTACCTGGACTACAGCTCCGCCTATAGCCACTACGCCCCCACAGGACTGGAGCAGTACCCCTACGCCCCTTCACCGTCGCCCTCCGCTGGCTACCTCAGCTACAGCTTCTCCCCCGGCACGCCAGCACCCAATCTTACCGCATCCCCGACCCCTCCGGCTGCCATCCATCCTCCTCTGGCTGCACTCACCGCCATGTCTGCCGTCCCGCAGGCCTTCCTCCACTACCCTCTGCACCAGCCCGACCGCATGCAGTGAGCAACTCTGA